The Pochonia chlamydosporia 170 chromosome 1, whole genome shotgun sequence genome window below encodes:
- a CDS encoding S-adenosyl-L-methionine-dependent methyltransferase (similar to Metarhizium robertsii ARSEF 23 XP_011410711.1), with the protein MRKRTPLERPIISAPIGPVKSSRGPDLTRSDKFEIVAGIKDCTKNPSTPSDSIASRRSRRISASFLNTVAPSASPTVVESEVSAVTRIQSDTSFKGSLGRRAALLSLSTRSLLKQPSKYTLIARPQSAEDAENIPPLNVSKDDKKSSIPRSMSKLPKSRTMMVLHDLKKSFSRPSLAAVKNHNHGQTQPAPNVPSFRKLDESELSISTFQSSQTTLTSFSLIDHSSNSSPVPSIKHVDTAQSSEYWSGRFMGLHDRFSSESFAKYSSSCTSPKAEIGWQSRLALPRGHSVTATQNRLTYLAPSNTTSALTTITYNPRLFQYEDEDDSKCKRIFSHLESLCTTTEAKASLHSWQQTYARRYSRPKLLPEGGCMYDKSRNRFLVGVGHRFKSGERRRLSAFGELADSRPGAIGVTPGRGVAVY; encoded by the coding sequence ATGCGCAAGCGAACACCTCTCGAGCGTCCCATCATATCCGCCCCAATTGGCCCCGTCAAGAGCTCCCGTGGACCAGATCTCACCCGAAGCGATAAATTTGAGATTGTTGCTGGGATCAAAGACTGCACAAAGAACCCCAGCACTCCCTCAGACTCAATTGCTTCTCGAAGATCTCGTCGGATATCAGCAAGCTTCTTGAACACCGTGGCCCCGTCTGCGAGTCCAACCGTTGTCGAGTCGGAAGTCAGTGCTGTTACTCGAATACAGTCGGATACTTCGTTCAAGGGATCCCTTGGCAGACGGGCCGCGCTGCTGTCGTTGTCGACGAGGTCGCTGTTGAAGCAGCCGTCCAAGTATACGCTCATTGCTCGCCCACAGTCGgctgaagatgccgagaacatcccACCATTGAACGTGTCgaaagacgacaagaagTCCTCTATACCCAGGTCAATGAGCAAACTTCCCAAGTCAAGGACAATGATGGTGCTTCATGACCTCAAAAAATCATTTTCCAGACCCAGCTTGGCAGCAGTAAAGAATCATAACCACGGCCAGACGCAACCAGCACCTAACGTTCCGTCATTTCGAAAGTTGGATGAGTCCGAACTGAGTATTTCGACGTTCCAATCTTCCCAAACAACTCTGACGTCATTTTCCCTGATTGATCACAGCTCAAACTCATCTCCTGTGCCTTCTATAAAGCATGTTGACACGGCACAAAGCTCCGAGTATTGGTCTGGCCGTTTCATGGGACTACATGACCGTTTCTCTTCGGAAAGCTTTGCAAAATACTCCTCGTCTTGCACTTCGCCGAAAGCTGAAATCGGCTGGCAGTCGAGATTGGCTCTCCCTCGTGGCCATTCTGTGACTGCTACCCAGAATCGCTTGACATATCTCGCTCCTTCCAATACTACTTCAGCTCTTACAACAATTACATACAATCCCAGATTGTTTCAAtatgaggacgaagacgattcGAAATGCAAGCGTATATTCAGCCATCTTGAATCCTTGTGCACCACGACAGAGGCTAAAGCGTCGTTACACTCGTGGCAGCAGACATATGCCCGTCGTTACAGTCGGCCAAAGCTACTTCCCGAAGGTGGATGCATGTATGACAAAAGTCGCAATAGGTTccttgttggtgttgggcaTCGCTTTAAGAGTGGCGAAAGACGACGACTGTCGGCTTTTGGGGAATTGGCGGATTCAAGACCAGGGGCAATCGGTGTTACTCCTGGTCGAGGCGTGGCGGTATACTGA